A window of Clostridium taeniosporum genomic DNA:
TTTTTTAACCTCATCACTTTTTTCCATAAGATTATAATATTTTAATAAATCCATAACCTCATCTTCAGTAAATCCGAATTTATCATTAAAATTTAATCCCAAAATAGTATCTACTTCTAAGTTATTAAGACCTGAAAAAATACTTTCCTTCGCAACCCTAAGTATTCCAGTAACTAAAGCTTTTTCTAAATATATATTATCCTTAAGTGCAGCAGTTAAAATATTTCTTATTAATACAATAGCTTCTTCGTAGTACCCTCTTAAATAAGATTCCTGTACTGGAACATCATATTCATCTATAAGTACAATAACTTTTTTATTATAATACTCATTAACAAACCTCATTAAGTTACTTAATGCTTCTGAAAACTCAACCATAGTGGCTTTACCTTCTAATATTTCTCTAAACTTATCTTTATCAAAATCTGATAGTTTTTCACTTTCAAATAAATAATAATGCTCTCTATATATAGAGTACATTAACGATTTTATTCCATCTTGAAGATTTTCAAAATTAAGATGTTTTTGATTCTTAAAAGAAAGAAAAATAACAGGAAACTCTCCTTGAAGCTTCATTATTTCTTCTTCATTTTCTATTTTTAGTCCCTTAAATAAGTCCCTATTTTCTTCTTTATTTTCTATATCAAAAAAAAACTTTAACATACTCATATTTAAAGTTTTCCCAAAACGTCTTGGTCTTGGCGTTAATATAACTTTTGCCGAATTTTCTATAAACTCTTTTATAAGTAAACTCTTATCTACAAAATAATGATTTTCTCTTATGAGCTCACTAAAATTAGATGTTCCAACCTGAATACTCTTTTTCATTACCGCACCGTTGCCAAAACCTTATAAAACTCTATAAAGCTTGTTTAATTCCCTGTTCAATGTGTCCGATTTTGTAATTCCTAAAAATTACTACTTTCGTTTTATGTGACACTCCGAGGGCTTAACTTCGGATACAACGAATCCTACACCTCAAACATAACTGTTTAAGTAGTTATGCTGAATATCTGCTTAAATTAATTGAAGCATTAAAATCTCTGTCAATTACTGCTCCACATTCTTTGCAGATATAAGTTCTTTCTGATAGTGATAATTTAGCTTTTACATGACCACACTCACTACATATTTTTGATGATGGATACCATTTATCAGCTTCAATAAATTCAATTCCATAGAACTCACATTTATATTGAATTTGTCTTTTAAACTCATATAACCCTTGTTGTGCTATAGCTTTAGATAAATGTTTATTCTTCATCATGCCTTTAATATTAAGTGTTTCCATAACTACTCTTGATGGCTTGGTTTTCACTATCTCAGTAGTTACTTGGTGTAAATGGTTGTTCCTAATATTAGATAATCTTCTATGAAGTAATCTAATTTGTTTTTCAAGTTTTATAATGTTGCTTGTTTTGACGAACTTCCTCCCTTCTTTATTTAACTCATATTTTTTAGATATTTTACGTTGCAACCTACGTAGTCTTTTTTCTAATTTTTTAACTAATCTTGTTTTATTGATATTTTTAAAAGTCATTCCATTGGAGCATATAGCAAGGTCTTTAATACCAACATCTATTCCTATGCTTTCATCTGTTAATTCCACTATTGGATTTTCTATTTCAGTTCCTACAGATAAATACCAATACTTTCCGTCAAAGCTTACTCTTGGATTATTGTATTTAATATTTATAGTTATTTGTTCTGCTGTTATAATCCAACCTACTTTTTCAATAAGAACCATTTTAGGCTTAACTTTTAGCTTCATATTATCATTATAGAATGAAGGTTTGCTTTTTTTTCTACTTTTAAATCTTGGTTTATCGGCTAAACCTTTAAAAAATCTTTTATAAGCTTCACAAGCATCTTTAACAGCCTGTTTTGCTACATTATTAGATACTTCATTAAGCCATAGTAATTCATCTTTTTTAAGTATGGTAATTTCTTTTCTAAGATCATTATTACTAATAAACTTTCCACCATTCTTATAATTTTCTTCTGCCTTGCCAATGTCCAATTATAAATAAATCTTGCAGTACCAACTGATTTCCAAAGTTGTTGTTTCTGCTCTACACTTGGAATAATTCTAATCTTCTTTGACAGTATCATCTTTCAATAACTCCTTAATCATCTTTTTAGCTTTATTGGCTCTTTTACCTTGGAGTCTACAACTAAAAACTGTAAAAATTTGAATTAAATCTTCAACTAATTCCTGTTCTTCTGTCTTTTCAGTATTGTCTATAATTTCAATAGTAGTTCCATATTTATTACATAGATTTTCTATGATTTCAAAACCAAATCGCAATAATCTGTCTTTGTATAAAATTACTATCTTTTCAACTTCTGAATTAGTTATCATATCTATTAATTGATTCAATCCTTTTTTATTGTAGTCAATTCCACTTCCTATGTCAGTAATAACGTCAAAAGAATATCCTTTAGCAATCATATAAGTCTTAACATTTTCTATTTGCCTTGCTAAATCATCTTTTTGCTTATGAGAACTAACTCTACAATATCCTATTACTTTCTTAGTTTTAACTTCAACACCTTTGAGTCCTAAAAAATGATTAAGTTGCTCTTGTGAATAATACCTATAGCCACTTGGTGCTACATGATGTGGTTTTAAAACATTATCCTTATCCCAATTCCTTAATGTATTGTTTAAAATCATTATTGTGCTTTTCACTTACTTTGCATAAATATATAAGACTATGGCCACTTACGATTCCCTCTCCCTTAAATATTAAATATGCTTTTAATGATTTTTCAACTGCTTGCTGACAATGAAATGCTACTACATCATTTCCACACTCATGTTCTTTTAGTATTTTTGCAGACT
This region includes:
- a CDS encoding HEPN domain-containing protein; its protein translation is MVDTLRYKDWIDKAERDIKSAKILKEHECGNDVVAFHCQQAVEKSLKAYLIFKGEGIVSGHSLIYLCKVSEKHNNDFKQYIKELG
- a CDS encoding IS607 family transposase, coding for MILNNTLRNWDKDNVLKPHHVAPSGYRYYSQEQLNHFLGLKGVEVKTKKVIGYCRVSSHKQKDDLARQIENVKTYMIAKGYSFDVITDIGSGIDYNKKGLNQLIDMITNSEVEKIVILYKDRLLRFGFEIIENLCNKYGTTIEIIDNTEKTEEQELVEDLIQIFTVFSCRLQGKRANKAKKMIKELLKDDTVKED